A single window of Hippocampus zosterae strain Florida chromosome 15, ASM2543408v3, whole genome shotgun sequence DNA harbors:
- the hectd3 gene encoding E3 ubiquitin-protein ligase HECTD3 isoform X1 yields the protein MSLGDSPHLLLGRIRFLNRCIECFRNSEPLPDSLCYVPREVCYKICKDSSSSSCATASGASTGGSGKTVVSVFDSPHQSPINKKLCKYAIELKKGTCIRTSGEEYCNSQGLWVKINKEQLEEHRPGQELEEGWILVCKHTEGGDRLVPVESPETVGRQQQLLGYDHKACNRWEHVVDVENALFLGSKPKIAESDAAAVEKLRYIPPTWTYECDEDLVHYFYDHVGKEDENLGSLKQSVTSIDVSSCSEDPSGGVNSLTDGDTKTYWESDGMQGQHWIRLHMKRGTVVNKLILTVDSTDDNYMPKRVTVYGGEGDTLKKLSDVTIDDNLIGEICVLEDMSSHLPVIEVRIEECRDEGIDVRIRGLKIKSSCERDLGLNADVFQSSYLVRYPRLQGTPADVLYRRALIIQRFISLLDNVLPHFVPAWDYSLGTFNHIKSIKQFLLQSKRRSALVTQCLKDSETSKPNFLPCLYINRRLAMEHRDNPSLDPSCKNAVFSQVYEGLKPSDKMEKSLDYRWPARYDQWWECKFIAEGIIDQGGGFRDSLADMSEELCPSSAECPMPLPFFTRTSNQGALEARDYYVPNPSCKEFHKYEWIGQLMGAALRGKDFLVLALPGLVWKQLTGEAVRWSKDFQAVDSVLVNLLDAMDNMDRETFEFRFGEELVYTTLLSDGQMVELVPGGGNVAVRYEDRREFIRLVQKARLEESKQQVPVRANVPTLAICTLRVIRLFAESQIAALQAGLLKVVPQAVLDLLTWQEVEKKVCGDPEISVEALKRLTCYEDLEQNDVRVQYLWEALTNFTNEDRSRFLRFVTGRSRLPAPIYIFSDKQVFCSESDALPQSSTCSSTLYLPNYPSAKVCEEKLRYAAYNCVAIDTDVSPWEE from the exons atgtcTCTGGGGGACAGTCCTCACTTGCTGCTCGGCCGGATTCGCTTTCTGAACCGTTGTATTGAGTGTTTCCGAAACAGTGAGCCCCTTCCCGACAGCCTGTGTTATGTGCCCAGAGAAGTGTGCTATAAGATCTGCAAGGATTCGTCCTCCAGCTCCTGCGCCACTGCCTCGGGGGCCTCCACGGGAGGCTCCGGTAAGACTGTGGTATCAGTCTTTGACAGCCCACACCAGAGTCCGATTAATAAGAAACTATGCAAGTATGCCATTGAGCTAAAGAAAGGGACGTGTATCCGGACCTCAGGGGAGGAGTACTGTAACAGCCAAGGTCTCTGGGTCAAGATAAATAAG gagCAGCTGGAAGAACACCGTCCTGGCCAAGAGCTAGAGGAAGGCTGGATCCTGGTGTGCAAGCACACTGAGGGCGGCGACAGGCTGGTGCCGGTGGAGTCGCCCGAGACGGTGGGCAGACAACAGCAGCTCTTGGGCTACGACCACAAGGCGTGCAACAGGTGGGAGCACGTGGTGGACGTGGAGAATGCCTTGTTCCTTGGATCCAAACCCAAGATAGCGGAGTCGGACGCCGCTGCGGTAGAGAAGCTGAG GTACATACCTCCAACGTGGACATATGAATGCGATGAGGACCTGGTGCACTACTTCTATGACCACGTCGGCAAAGAGGATGAGAACCTGGGCAGCCTGAAGCAGAGCGTGACCAGTATTGACGTTTCCTCATGTTCG GAGGATCCCAGCGGCGGCGTGAACAGCTTGACAGATGGCGACACCAAAACGTATTGGGAGAGCGATGGAATGCAGGGACAGCACTGGATACGCCTTCACATGAAGAGGGGCACTGTTGTCAA TAAGCTGATTTTGACGGTGGACTCCACAGATGACAATTACATGCCAAAGAGGGTGACCGTCTACGGAGGCGAGGGAGACACCCTGAAGAAGCTGAGTGACGTCACCATTGACGA CAATCTGATTGGCGAGATATGCGTGCTGGAAGACATGTCATCTCACCTGCCGGTCATTGAGGTCCGAATTGAGGAATGTCGGG ATGAGGGTATAGATGTGCGCATCCGAGGCTTGAAAATCAAGTCATCATGCGAGCGAGACCTGGGACTGAACGCCGACGTCTTTCAGTCCTCCTACTTGGTTCGCTACCCCCGTCTGCAGGGGACGCCGGCTGATGTCCTTTACCGTCGAGCGCTGATCATCCAGAG GTTCATTTCTTTACTAGACAACGTTCTCCCGCACTTTGTGCCTGCCTGGGATTACAGCCTGGGCACCTTCAACCACATCAAA AGCATAAAGCAATTTCTACTGCAGTCCAAACGCCGCTCTGCGCTGGTCACGCAGTGCCTGAAGGACTCAGAAACCAGCAAGCCCAACTTTCTGCCGTGCCTCTACATCAATAGGCGGCTTGCCATGGAACATAGGGACAACCCCTCGCTGGACCCCAGCTGCAAAAACGCAGTGTTCAGTCAG GTGTATGAAGGCCTAAAGCCGTCCGATAAAATGGAGAAGAGTTTGGATTACAGGTGGCCCGCTCGTTACGACCAGTGGTGGGAATGCAAGTTCATCGCAGAGGGCATCATTGACCAGGGCGGCGGCTTCCGGGACAGCTTGGCCGACATGTCGGAGGAGCTTTGTCCCAGCTCGGCTGAATGTCCAATGCCGCTACCCTTCTTCACGCGAACGTCCAACCAG GGTGCCTTGGAGGCCAGAGACTACTACGTCCCCAACCCATCCTGCAAAGAATTCCACAAGTATGAGTGGATTGGGCAGCTCATGGGTGCAGCACTTAGAGGGAAAGATTTCCTT GTTCTAGCTCTGCCCGGTCTGGTGTGGAAGCAGCTGACCGGCGAGGCAGTCAGGTGGAGCAAAGACTTCCAAGCTGTTGACTCTGTGCTG GTCAACCTGTTGGATGCCATGGACAATATGGACCGCGAGACGTTCGAGTTCCGTTTTGGCGAGGAGCTGGTGTACACGACGCTGCTAAGCGATGGCCAGATGGTGGAGCTAGTCCCAGGCGGCGGAAATGTGGCCGTCCGCTACGAGGACCGCCGCGAGTTCATCCGCCTGGTGCAAAAGGCTCGACTAGAGGAAAGCAAGCAACAGGTGCCTGTCCGCGCTAATGTCCCGACGCTCGCCATTTGCACTTTACGGGTCATCCGTCTGTTTGCGGAATCGCAGATTGCGGCGTTACAAGCCGGGCTGCTCAAGGTGGTCCCACAGGCGGTTCTGGATCTCCTCACCTGGCAGGAAGTAGAGAAGAAAGTTTGCGGAGACCCAGAGATCAGCGTGGAAGCACTCAAAAGACTCA CTTGCTATGAGGACCTGGAACAAAATGACGTTCGTGTGCAGTATTTGTGGGAGGCGCTCACCAACTTCACAAATG AGGACCGTAGCAGATTTCTGAGGTTTGTGACAGGTCGAAGTCGTCTTCCCGCCCCCATTTACATCTTTTCTGACAAGCAAGTATTTTG CTCTGAGAGCGACGCGCTTCCACAATCTTCCACATGCTCCAGCACACTCTATTTACCCAACTACCCGAG CGCCAAAGTTTGCGAGGAGAAACTGCGCTACGCCGCCTACAACTGCGTGGCCATCGACACGGATGTGAGCCCTTGGGAAGAGTGA
- the hectd3 gene encoding E3 ubiquitin-protein ligase HECTD3 isoform X2 produces MSLGDSPHLLLGRIRFLNRCIECFRNSEPLPDSLCYVPREVCYKICKDSSSSSCATASGASTGGSGKTVVSVFDSPHQSPINKKLCKYAIELKKGTCIRTSGEEYCNSQGLWVKINKEQLEEHRPGQELEEGWILVCKHTEGGDRLVPVESPETVGRQQQLLGYDHKACNRWEHVVDVENALFLGSKPKIAESDAAAVEKLRYIPPTWTYECDEDLVHYFYDHVGKEDENLGSLKQSVTSIDVSSCSEDPSGGVNSLTDGDTKTYWESDGMQGQHWIRLHMKRGTVVNKLILTVDSTDDNYMPKRVTVYGGEGDTLKKLSDVTIDDNLIGEICVLEDMSSHLPVIEVRIEECRDEGIDVRIRGLKIKSSCERDLGLNADVFQSSYLVRYPRLQGTPADVLYRRALIIQRFISLLDNVLPHFVPAWDYSLGTFNHIKSIKQFLLQSKRRSALVTQCLKDSETSKPNFLPCLYINRRLAMEHRDNPSLDPSCKNAVFSQVYEGLKPSDKMEKSLDYRWPARYDQWWECKFIAEGIIDQGGGFRDSLADMSEELCPSSAECPMPLPFFTRTSNQGALEARDYYVPNPSCKEFHKYEWIGQLMGAALRGKDFLVLALPGLVWKQLTGEAVRWSKDFQAVDSVLVNLLDAMDNMDRETFEFRFGEELVYTTLLSDGQMVELVPGGGNVAVRYEDRREFIRLVQKARLEESKQQVPVRANVPTLAICTLRVIRLFAESQIAALQAGLLKVVPQAVLDLLTWQEVEKKVCGDPEISVEALKRLTCYEDLEQNDVRVQYLWEALTNFTNEDRSRFLRFVTGRSRLPAPIYIFSDNSESDALPQSSTCSSTLYLPNYPSAKVCEEKLRYAAYNCVAIDTDVSPWEE; encoded by the exons atgtcTCTGGGGGACAGTCCTCACTTGCTGCTCGGCCGGATTCGCTTTCTGAACCGTTGTATTGAGTGTTTCCGAAACAGTGAGCCCCTTCCCGACAGCCTGTGTTATGTGCCCAGAGAAGTGTGCTATAAGATCTGCAAGGATTCGTCCTCCAGCTCCTGCGCCACTGCCTCGGGGGCCTCCACGGGAGGCTCCGGTAAGACTGTGGTATCAGTCTTTGACAGCCCACACCAGAGTCCGATTAATAAGAAACTATGCAAGTATGCCATTGAGCTAAAGAAAGGGACGTGTATCCGGACCTCAGGGGAGGAGTACTGTAACAGCCAAGGTCTCTGGGTCAAGATAAATAAG gagCAGCTGGAAGAACACCGTCCTGGCCAAGAGCTAGAGGAAGGCTGGATCCTGGTGTGCAAGCACACTGAGGGCGGCGACAGGCTGGTGCCGGTGGAGTCGCCCGAGACGGTGGGCAGACAACAGCAGCTCTTGGGCTACGACCACAAGGCGTGCAACAGGTGGGAGCACGTGGTGGACGTGGAGAATGCCTTGTTCCTTGGATCCAAACCCAAGATAGCGGAGTCGGACGCCGCTGCGGTAGAGAAGCTGAG GTACATACCTCCAACGTGGACATATGAATGCGATGAGGACCTGGTGCACTACTTCTATGACCACGTCGGCAAAGAGGATGAGAACCTGGGCAGCCTGAAGCAGAGCGTGACCAGTATTGACGTTTCCTCATGTTCG GAGGATCCCAGCGGCGGCGTGAACAGCTTGACAGATGGCGACACCAAAACGTATTGGGAGAGCGATGGAATGCAGGGACAGCACTGGATACGCCTTCACATGAAGAGGGGCACTGTTGTCAA TAAGCTGATTTTGACGGTGGACTCCACAGATGACAATTACATGCCAAAGAGGGTGACCGTCTACGGAGGCGAGGGAGACACCCTGAAGAAGCTGAGTGACGTCACCATTGACGA CAATCTGATTGGCGAGATATGCGTGCTGGAAGACATGTCATCTCACCTGCCGGTCATTGAGGTCCGAATTGAGGAATGTCGGG ATGAGGGTATAGATGTGCGCATCCGAGGCTTGAAAATCAAGTCATCATGCGAGCGAGACCTGGGACTGAACGCCGACGTCTTTCAGTCCTCCTACTTGGTTCGCTACCCCCGTCTGCAGGGGACGCCGGCTGATGTCCTTTACCGTCGAGCGCTGATCATCCAGAG GTTCATTTCTTTACTAGACAACGTTCTCCCGCACTTTGTGCCTGCCTGGGATTACAGCCTGGGCACCTTCAACCACATCAAA AGCATAAAGCAATTTCTACTGCAGTCCAAACGCCGCTCTGCGCTGGTCACGCAGTGCCTGAAGGACTCAGAAACCAGCAAGCCCAACTTTCTGCCGTGCCTCTACATCAATAGGCGGCTTGCCATGGAACATAGGGACAACCCCTCGCTGGACCCCAGCTGCAAAAACGCAGTGTTCAGTCAG GTGTATGAAGGCCTAAAGCCGTCCGATAAAATGGAGAAGAGTTTGGATTACAGGTGGCCCGCTCGTTACGACCAGTGGTGGGAATGCAAGTTCATCGCAGAGGGCATCATTGACCAGGGCGGCGGCTTCCGGGACAGCTTGGCCGACATGTCGGAGGAGCTTTGTCCCAGCTCGGCTGAATGTCCAATGCCGCTACCCTTCTTCACGCGAACGTCCAACCAG GGTGCCTTGGAGGCCAGAGACTACTACGTCCCCAACCCATCCTGCAAAGAATTCCACAAGTATGAGTGGATTGGGCAGCTCATGGGTGCAGCACTTAGAGGGAAAGATTTCCTT GTTCTAGCTCTGCCCGGTCTGGTGTGGAAGCAGCTGACCGGCGAGGCAGTCAGGTGGAGCAAAGACTTCCAAGCTGTTGACTCTGTGCTG GTCAACCTGTTGGATGCCATGGACAATATGGACCGCGAGACGTTCGAGTTCCGTTTTGGCGAGGAGCTGGTGTACACGACGCTGCTAAGCGATGGCCAGATGGTGGAGCTAGTCCCAGGCGGCGGAAATGTGGCCGTCCGCTACGAGGACCGCCGCGAGTTCATCCGCCTGGTGCAAAAGGCTCGACTAGAGGAAAGCAAGCAACAGGTGCCTGTCCGCGCTAATGTCCCGACGCTCGCCATTTGCACTTTACGGGTCATCCGTCTGTTTGCGGAATCGCAGATTGCGGCGTTACAAGCCGGGCTGCTCAAGGTGGTCCCACAGGCGGTTCTGGATCTCCTCACCTGGCAGGAAGTAGAGAAGAAAGTTTGCGGAGACCCAGAGATCAGCGTGGAAGCACTCAAAAGACTCA CTTGCTATGAGGACCTGGAACAAAATGACGTTCGTGTGCAGTATTTGTGGGAGGCGCTCACCAACTTCACAAATG AGGACCGTAGCAGATTTCTGAGGTTTGTGACAGGTCGAAGTCGTCTTCCCGCCCCCATTTACATCTTTTCTGACAA CTCTGAGAGCGACGCGCTTCCACAATCTTCCACATGCTCCAGCACACTCTATTTACCCAACTACCCGAG CGCCAAAGTTTGCGAGGAGAAACTGCGCTACGCCGCCTACAACTGCGTGGCCATCGACACGGATGTGAGCCCTTGGGAAGAGTGA
- the hectd3 gene encoding E3 ubiquitin-protein ligase HECTD3 isoform X3 produces the protein MSLGDSPHLLLGRIRFLNRCIECFRNSEPLPDSLCYVPREVCYKICKDSSSSSCATASGASTGGSGKTVVSVFDSPHQSPINKKLCKYAIELKKGTCIRTSGEEYCNSQGLWVKINKEQLEEHRPGQELEEGWILVCKHTEGGDRLVPVESPETVGRQQQLLGYDHKACNRWEHVVDVENALFLGSKPKIAESDAAAVEKLRYIPPTWTYECDEDLVHYFYDHVGKEDENLGSLKQSVTSIDVSSCSEDPSGGVNSLTDGDTKTYWESDGMQGQHWIRLHMKRGTVVNKLILTVDSTDDNYMPKRVTVYGGEGDTLKKLSDVTIDDNLIGEICVLEDMSSHLPVIEVRIEECRDEGIDVRIRGLKIKSSCERDLGLNADVFQSSYLVRYPRLQGTPADVLYRRALIIQRFISLLDNVLPHFVPAWDYSLGTFNHIKSIKQFLLQSKRRSALVTQCLKDSETSKPNFLPCLYINRRLAMEHRDNPSLDPSCKNAVFSQVYEGLKPSDKMEKSLDYRWPARYDQWWECKFIAEGIIDQGGGFRDSLADMSEELCPSSAECPMPLPFFTRTSNQGALEARDYYVPNPSCKEFHKYEWIGQLMGAALRGKDFLVLALPGLVWKQLTGEAVRWSKDFQAVDSVLVNLLDAMDNMDRETFEFRFGEELVYTTLLSDGQMVELVPGGGNVAVRYEDRREFIRLVQKARLEESKQQIAALQAGLLKVVPQAVLDLLTWQEVEKKVCGDPEISVEALKRLTCYEDLEQNDVRVQYLWEALTNFTNEDRSRFLRFVTGRSRLPAPIYIFSDKQVFCSESDALPQSSTCSSTLYLPNYPSAKVCEEKLRYAAYNCVAIDTDVSPWEE, from the exons atgtcTCTGGGGGACAGTCCTCACTTGCTGCTCGGCCGGATTCGCTTTCTGAACCGTTGTATTGAGTGTTTCCGAAACAGTGAGCCCCTTCCCGACAGCCTGTGTTATGTGCCCAGAGAAGTGTGCTATAAGATCTGCAAGGATTCGTCCTCCAGCTCCTGCGCCACTGCCTCGGGGGCCTCCACGGGAGGCTCCGGTAAGACTGTGGTATCAGTCTTTGACAGCCCACACCAGAGTCCGATTAATAAGAAACTATGCAAGTATGCCATTGAGCTAAAGAAAGGGACGTGTATCCGGACCTCAGGGGAGGAGTACTGTAACAGCCAAGGTCTCTGGGTCAAGATAAATAAG gagCAGCTGGAAGAACACCGTCCTGGCCAAGAGCTAGAGGAAGGCTGGATCCTGGTGTGCAAGCACACTGAGGGCGGCGACAGGCTGGTGCCGGTGGAGTCGCCCGAGACGGTGGGCAGACAACAGCAGCTCTTGGGCTACGACCACAAGGCGTGCAACAGGTGGGAGCACGTGGTGGACGTGGAGAATGCCTTGTTCCTTGGATCCAAACCCAAGATAGCGGAGTCGGACGCCGCTGCGGTAGAGAAGCTGAG GTACATACCTCCAACGTGGACATATGAATGCGATGAGGACCTGGTGCACTACTTCTATGACCACGTCGGCAAAGAGGATGAGAACCTGGGCAGCCTGAAGCAGAGCGTGACCAGTATTGACGTTTCCTCATGTTCG GAGGATCCCAGCGGCGGCGTGAACAGCTTGACAGATGGCGACACCAAAACGTATTGGGAGAGCGATGGAATGCAGGGACAGCACTGGATACGCCTTCACATGAAGAGGGGCACTGTTGTCAA TAAGCTGATTTTGACGGTGGACTCCACAGATGACAATTACATGCCAAAGAGGGTGACCGTCTACGGAGGCGAGGGAGACACCCTGAAGAAGCTGAGTGACGTCACCATTGACGA CAATCTGATTGGCGAGATATGCGTGCTGGAAGACATGTCATCTCACCTGCCGGTCATTGAGGTCCGAATTGAGGAATGTCGGG ATGAGGGTATAGATGTGCGCATCCGAGGCTTGAAAATCAAGTCATCATGCGAGCGAGACCTGGGACTGAACGCCGACGTCTTTCAGTCCTCCTACTTGGTTCGCTACCCCCGTCTGCAGGGGACGCCGGCTGATGTCCTTTACCGTCGAGCGCTGATCATCCAGAG GTTCATTTCTTTACTAGACAACGTTCTCCCGCACTTTGTGCCTGCCTGGGATTACAGCCTGGGCACCTTCAACCACATCAAA AGCATAAAGCAATTTCTACTGCAGTCCAAACGCCGCTCTGCGCTGGTCACGCAGTGCCTGAAGGACTCAGAAACCAGCAAGCCCAACTTTCTGCCGTGCCTCTACATCAATAGGCGGCTTGCCATGGAACATAGGGACAACCCCTCGCTGGACCCCAGCTGCAAAAACGCAGTGTTCAGTCAG GTGTATGAAGGCCTAAAGCCGTCCGATAAAATGGAGAAGAGTTTGGATTACAGGTGGCCCGCTCGTTACGACCAGTGGTGGGAATGCAAGTTCATCGCAGAGGGCATCATTGACCAGGGCGGCGGCTTCCGGGACAGCTTGGCCGACATGTCGGAGGAGCTTTGTCCCAGCTCGGCTGAATGTCCAATGCCGCTACCCTTCTTCACGCGAACGTCCAACCAG GGTGCCTTGGAGGCCAGAGACTACTACGTCCCCAACCCATCCTGCAAAGAATTCCACAAGTATGAGTGGATTGGGCAGCTCATGGGTGCAGCACTTAGAGGGAAAGATTTCCTT GTTCTAGCTCTGCCCGGTCTGGTGTGGAAGCAGCTGACCGGCGAGGCAGTCAGGTGGAGCAAAGACTTCCAAGCTGTTGACTCTGTGCTG GTCAACCTGTTGGATGCCATGGACAATATGGACCGCGAGACGTTCGAGTTCCGTTTTGGCGAGGAGCTGGTGTACACGACGCTGCTAAGCGATGGCCAGATGGTGGAGCTAGTCCCAGGCGGCGGAAATGTGGCCGTCCGCTACGAGGACCGCCGCGAGTTCATCCGCCTGGTGCAAAAGGCTCGACTAGAGGAAAGCAAGCAACAG ATTGCGGCGTTACAAGCCGGGCTGCTCAAGGTGGTCCCACAGGCGGTTCTGGATCTCCTCACCTGGCAGGAAGTAGAGAAGAAAGTTTGCGGAGACCCAGAGATCAGCGTGGAAGCACTCAAAAGACTCA CTTGCTATGAGGACCTGGAACAAAATGACGTTCGTGTGCAGTATTTGTGGGAGGCGCTCACCAACTTCACAAATG AGGACCGTAGCAGATTTCTGAGGTTTGTGACAGGTCGAAGTCGTCTTCCCGCCCCCATTTACATCTTTTCTGACAAGCAAGTATTTTG CTCTGAGAGCGACGCGCTTCCACAATCTTCCACATGCTCCAGCACACTCTATTTACCCAACTACCCGAG CGCCAAAGTTTGCGAGGAGAAACTGCGCTACGCCGCCTACAACTGCGTGGCCATCGACACGGATGTGAGCCCTTGGGAAGAGTGA
- the best4 gene encoding bestrophin-4: protein MTVSYTLEVANVRFGGFSKLLFRWKGSIYKLLYKEFLLFCGVYVFFSVLYRLMLTPKQQDVFERFVLYCDQFTNTSFIPVLFVLGFYVTLAFNRWWGQYTSFPLPDNLMMVVSGNVHGADDRGRLLRRTLMRYANLSSVLILRSISTRVRKRFPTLEHVVEAGFMTSHELKILESLHSDFNKYWMPLTWFSNLASRAREEARVRDDIALRLLMDELNNYRAKCSLLFHYDWISIPLVYTQVVTLAVYSFFAFCVVGRQFLNPEKGYKEHKLDLYVPIFTLLQFFFYVGWLKVGELIINPFGEDDDDFETNQLIDRNIQVSMLAVDDMYQNLAPLEKDKHWSQKHFSIPYTTSTAADRLRPAFKGSTFDMRMSLEDVELEQPDTFPRRGSSLEDKDCLRLGHNLPSLMNVSTHNFMEDEQDG from the exons ATGACTGTGTCATACACTCTTGAGGTGGCTAACGTGAGGTTTGGAGGCTTCTCCAAGCTTTTGTTCAGGTGGAAGGGCAGCATATACAAGCTGCTCTACAAGGAGTTTCTCCTCTTCTGCGGGGTCTACGTCTTTTTCAGTGTTCTTTACAG GTTGATGTTGACACCCAAGCAGCAGGATGTGTTTGAGCGTTTCGTCCTTTACTGTGACCAGTTCACCAACACCAGCTTCATCCCTGTTCTCTTTGTTCTCG GATTTTACGTAACATTGGCGTTTAATCGTTGGTGGGGTCAATACACCAGCTTCCCGCTGCCCGACAACCTCATGATGGTGGTCTCTGGGAACGTCCACGGAGCCGACGACAGGGGTCGCCTGTTGAGGCGCACTCTCATGCGATACGCCAATCTGTCATCAGTGCTGATCCTGCGCTCCATCAGCACCAGAGTTCGCAAGCGCTTCCCCACGCTGGAGCACGTGGTGGAGGCTG GCTTCATGACATCACACGAGCTGAAGATTTTGGAGTCGCTGCATTCGGACTTCAACAAGTACTGGATGCCGCTAACCTGGTTCTCCAATCTGGCGTCCAGAGCGAGAGAAGAGGCCCGCGTGAGGGACGACATCGCTTTGAGACTCCTCATGGAT GAGCTGAATAACTATCGGGCCAAATGCAGTCTCTTGTTCCACTATGACTGGATCAGCATCCCTCTGGTCTACACACAG GTGGTGACGTTAGCGGTCTACTCCTTCTTCGCCTTTTGCGTCGTCGGACGTCAGTTCCTGAACCCAGAAAAAGGCTACAAGGAACACAAGCTTGACCTTTATGTGCCCATCTTCACGCTGCTGCAGTTCTTCTTCTATGTTGGATGGCTCAAGGTGGGAGAGTTGATCATCAACCCGTTTGGCGAGGATGATGATGACTTTGAGACCAACCAGCTGATTGACAGAAATATTCAG GTGTCCATGCTGGCTGTGGATGACATGTACCAGAACTTGGCACCACTGGAGAAAGACAAGCACTGGTCCCAAAAACATTTCTCCATCCCTTACACTACGTCCACTGCAGCAGACCGCCTGAGACCTGCTTTCAAAGGCTCCACCTTTGATATGAG GATGAGCCTGGAGGATGTAGAGCTGGAGCAGCCTGATACTTTCCCTCGACGGGGCTCCTCACTGGAGGATAAAGACTGCCTCCGGCTGGGGCACAACCTTCCATCGCTAATGAATGTGTCGACACATAACTTTATGGAGGATGAGCAAGATGGTTGA